A region from the Agrococcus sp. SL85 genome encodes:
- a CDS encoding FAD-binding and (Fe-S)-binding domain-containing protein, which produces MPASLDTAVPQLVREAIGDAARIRTRPIDVAAYAADASHYLLTPSAVVVAESAGEVARILAGASSSRQAVTLRSGGTSLSGQASGEGILVDVRQRFRAIEVLDDGARVRVQPGATVAQVNARLARHGRRLGPDPASETACTIGGVIANNSSGMACGIEENTYRTLESMVIVLPSGTVVDTADARASDELARAEPALVEGLERLRRRVLADPASVATIRRQFALKNTMGYGINAFLDAESPADLLQRLVIGSEGTLAFVAEATFRTVRALPLASTALAVFPSLDAATRALPALVDSGAATLELMDATSLAVGQRLPGAPGAILGFAPGEHAALLVEYRAEHAEALDAASAGGAAVLAASPLQAPAGFDTDAATRASAWALRKGLYASVAGARPRGTTALLEDIVVPTAALADACAGLQELFERFAYRDSVIFGHAKDGNIHFMLTDRFEGDAALARYVDFTDAMVDLVLDAGGNLKAEHGTGRAMAPYVRRQYGDELTDVMVALKRLCDPAGIMNPGVLIDDDPDAHLRGIKLPPPVEEEVDRCVECGYCEPVCPSRDLTLTPRQRIVVRRAAATARSRGDDALAASLDDDYEYAGVQTCAVDGMCATACPVQIDTGSLTKRLRRESPSPLAAAGWHAAARAWGPVTRTGAAALSVAAHVPAPLVRTATDAARAVLGHETVPRYSADLPAGGASRRALGRRVGAADGPVVGVYVPACVSSMFGAEGGGDGATRALVRLLERAGVAMLVPDGVESTCCGTPWSSKGFTAGADLNRERTVDRIVAEVGASGLAVVSDASSCSEGFAGMLAAHGVAVEDAVPFAARELLPRLRLARTIGTLVLHPTCSSKQLGIDDDLRALAAAVAADVRVPDAWGCCAFAGDRGMLHPELTASATAAEAAEVRGIGADAHASCNRTCELGMTRATGRPYRHVLELLAEAPDADAPDAAAAHVEARDAEA; this is translated from the coding sequence ATGCCCGCATCGCTCGACACCGCCGTGCCCCAGCTCGTGCGCGAAGCGATCGGCGACGCGGCACGCATCCGCACGCGCCCGATCGACGTTGCGGCCTACGCCGCCGACGCGTCGCACTACCTCCTCACCCCGAGCGCGGTCGTCGTCGCGGAGTCGGCCGGCGAGGTCGCGCGCATCCTCGCCGGGGCATCGAGCTCGCGCCAGGCGGTGACGCTGCGCTCGGGCGGCACGAGCCTGTCGGGGCAGGCGTCGGGGGAGGGCATCCTCGTCGACGTGCGCCAGCGCTTCCGCGCGATCGAGGTGCTCGACGACGGCGCCCGAGTGCGCGTGCAGCCGGGCGCGACCGTCGCCCAGGTCAACGCGCGCCTCGCGCGGCACGGGCGCCGGCTCGGGCCGGACCCGGCGAGCGAGACGGCGTGCACGATCGGCGGCGTCATCGCGAACAACTCGAGCGGCATGGCCTGCGGCATCGAGGAGAACACCTACCGCACGCTCGAGTCGATGGTCATCGTGCTGCCCTCGGGCACCGTCGTCGACACCGCGGATGCGCGCGCGAGCGACGAGCTCGCGCGGGCCGAGCCCGCGCTCGTCGAGGGGCTCGAGCGGCTGCGCCGTCGCGTGCTCGCCGACCCGGCGTCGGTCGCGACCATCCGCCGGCAGTTCGCGCTCAAGAACACGATGGGCTACGGCATCAACGCGTTCCTCGACGCCGAGTCGCCCGCCGACCTACTGCAGCGGCTCGTGATCGGCTCGGAGGGGACGCTCGCGTTCGTCGCGGAGGCGACCTTCCGCACCGTGCGCGCGCTGCCGCTCGCGAGCACCGCGCTCGCCGTCTTCCCCTCGCTCGACGCGGCGACGCGCGCGCTGCCCGCGCTCGTCGACTCCGGCGCGGCGACGCTCGAGCTCATGGACGCGACGTCACTCGCCGTCGGCCAGCGGCTGCCGGGGGCGCCGGGCGCGATCCTCGGCTTCGCCCCGGGGGAGCACGCGGCACTTCTCGTCGAGTACCGCGCCGAGCACGCCGAGGCGCTCGACGCTGCGAGCGCCGGCGGCGCGGCCGTGCTCGCGGCGTCGCCGCTGCAGGCGCCCGCGGGCTTCGACACCGACGCCGCGACGCGAGCGAGCGCGTGGGCGCTGCGCAAGGGCCTCTACGCCTCGGTCGCGGGCGCCCGCCCTCGCGGCACGACGGCGCTGCTCGAGGACATCGTCGTGCCGACCGCTGCGCTCGCCGACGCGTGCGCCGGCCTGCAGGAGCTCTTCGAGCGCTTCGCGTACCGCGACTCCGTCATCTTCGGCCATGCGAAGGACGGCAACATCCACTTCATGCTCACCGACCGCTTCGAGGGCGACGCCGCGCTCGCGCGGTACGTCGACTTCACCGATGCGATGGTCGACCTCGTGCTCGACGCGGGCGGCAACCTCAAGGCCGAGCATGGCACGGGCCGGGCCATGGCCCCGTACGTGCGCCGCCAGTACGGCGACGAGCTCACCGACGTCATGGTCGCGCTCAAGCGCTTGTGCGATCCCGCGGGCATCATGAACCCGGGCGTGCTCATCGACGACGACCCCGACGCGCACCTCCGCGGCATCAAGCTGCCGCCGCCCGTCGAGGAGGAGGTCGACCGCTGCGTCGAGTGCGGCTACTGCGAGCCGGTGTGCCCGAGCCGCGACCTCACGCTCACGCCGCGGCAGCGCATCGTCGTGCGGCGCGCGGCGGCCACCGCCCGCTCGCGCGGCGACGATGCGCTCGCCGCGTCGCTCGACGACGACTACGAGTACGCGGGCGTGCAGACGTGCGCGGTCGACGGGATGTGCGCGACCGCGTGCCCCGTGCAGATCGACACGGGCAGCCTCACGAAGCGCTTGCGCCGCGAATCGCCCTCGCCGCTCGCAGCCGCCGGCTGGCACGCCGCCGCGCGCGCGTGGGGACCGGTGACCCGCACGGGCGCCGCTGCGCTCTCGGTCGCCGCGCACGTGCCCGCGCCGCTCGTGCGCACGGCGACGGACGCGGCGCGCGCGGTGCTCGGCCACGAGACCGTGCCGCGCTACTCGGCGGACCTCCCCGCGGGCGGCGCCTCGCGGCGCGCGCTCGGCAGGCGCGTCGGCGCCGCAGACGGCCCCGTGGTCGGCGTGTACGTGCCGGCGTGCGTGTCGAGCATGTTCGGTGCGGAGGGCGGGGGCGACGGTGCGACGCGTGCGCTCGTGCGGCTCCTCGAGCGCGCGGGCGTGGCGATGCTCGTCCCGGATGGCGTCGAGTCGACGTGCTGCGGCACGCCGTGGTCGTCGAAGGGCTTCACGGCCGGCGCCGACCTCAACCGCGAGCGCACCGTCGATCGCATCGTCGCCGAGGTCGGCGCCTCGGGGCTCGCGGTCGTGAGCGACGCGAGCAGCTGCTCGGAGGGGTTCGCGGGGATGCTCGCCGCCCACGGCGTCGCCGTGGAGGACGCCGTCCCGTTCGCAGCGCGCGAGCTGCTGCCGCGCCTGCGCCTCGCGCGCACGATCGGCACGCTCGTGCTGCATCCCACGTGCTCGTCGAAGCAGCTCGGCATCGACGACGACCTGCGCGCGCTCGCGGCGGCGGTCGCCGCCGACGTGCGGGTGCCCGACGCGTGGGGCTGCTGCGCGTTCGCCGGGGATCGCGGCATGCTGCACCCGGAGCTCACGGCATCGGCGACCGCCGCGGAGGCCGCCGAGGTGCGCGGGATCGGGGCCGACGCGCACGCATCGTGCAACCGTACGTGCGAGCTCGGCATGACGCGCGCGACCGGGCGGCCCTACCGCCACGTGCTCGAGCTGCTCGCCGAGGCACCGGACGCCGACGCGCCCGACGCCGCGGCCGCGCACGTCGAGGCGCGGGATGCCGAGGCCTGA
- a CDS encoding DUF1304 domain-containing protein, which translates to MDIAVIAGVAALLAAAVHAYIFVLETLRWEAPGTRRVFGTSAEQAAQTKQLAANQGVYNLLLGLAALAGVIVAVAGAREAGLAVELAATGIMLGAALYLVGTDRSKARAAVVQGLFPLVAVVTGLVALGQAA; encoded by the coding sequence ATGGACATCGCCGTCATCGCAGGCGTCGCCGCGCTCCTCGCGGCAGCCGTGCACGCGTACATCTTCGTGCTCGAGACGCTCCGCTGGGAGGCGCCGGGCACGCGCCGCGTCTTCGGCACGAGCGCCGAGCAGGCGGCCCAGACGAAGCAGCTCGCCGCCAACCAGGGCGTCTACAACCTGCTGCTGGGCCTCGCCGCGCTCGCGGGCGTGATCGTGGCCGTCGCCGGTGCCCGCGAGGCAGGCCTCGCCGTGGAGCTCGCGGCGACCGGCATCATGCTGGGCGCCGCGCTCTACCTCGTGGGCACCGACCGCTCGAAGGCCCGCGCCGCCGTCGTGCAGGGACTGTTCCCGCTCGTCGCCGTGGTCACGGGACTCGTCGCGCTGGGGCAGGCGGCGTGA
- a CDS encoding HpcH/HpaI aldolase family protein produces the protein MSGAAMDHRGGTARDALAGADRPLVGLWNATGDPITAEILAGSGADLLLVDGEHGPLGLREILAVLQAAEAYPITSLVRVPWNDPVVIKQVLDLGARSLIVPMVSSPAEAEAAVRAARYPGAAGEREGGRGIGSALARSSRWGRIAGYVGEADAHVSVVVQIETAEGVANAAAIAAVDGVDAVFVGPADLAGSLGHPGDPGHPDVVAAVDATIDAVRGAGVPVGVNAFAPADADRVIARGAAFVVVGADVTILARGAEAAVARLRPQQGPTDSY, from the coding sequence ATGAGCGGCGCAGCCATGGACCACCGGGGCGGCACCGCGCGCGACGCCCTCGCCGGCGCCGACCGTCCGCTCGTCGGCCTCTGGAACGCGACGGGCGACCCGATCACCGCCGAGATCCTCGCCGGCTCCGGCGCCGACCTGCTGCTCGTCGACGGCGAGCACGGGCCGCTGGGCCTGCGCGAGATCCTCGCCGTGCTGCAGGCCGCGGAGGCGTACCCGATCACGAGCCTCGTGCGCGTGCCGTGGAACGATCCCGTCGTCATCAAGCAGGTGCTCGACCTCGGCGCGCGCAGCCTCATCGTGCCGATGGTGTCGAGCCCCGCGGAGGCGGAGGCCGCCGTGCGCGCCGCGCGCTACCCCGGCGCGGCCGGCGAGCGGGAGGGCGGCCGCGGCATCGGCTCCGCGCTCGCCCGCTCCTCCCGCTGGGGCCGCATCGCCGGCTACGTGGGCGAGGCGGACGCGCACGTCTCGGTCGTCGTGCAGATCGAGACCGCGGAGGGCGTCGCGAACGCAGCCGCCATCGCCGCCGTCGACGGCGTCGACGCCGTCTTCGTCGGCCCCGCCGACCTCGCGGGCTCGCTCGGGCATCCGGGCGACCCGGGCCACCCCGACGTCGTCGCCGCCGTCGACGCGACGATCGACGCCGTGCGCGGCGCAGGCGTGCCCGTGGGCGTCAACGCCTTCGCGCCCGCCGACGCCGACCGCGTCATCGCGCGCGGCGCGGCCTTCGTCGTCGTCGGCGCCGACGTCACGATCCTCGCCCGCGGCGCCGAGGCCGCCGTCGCGCGCCTGCGGCCCCAGCAGGGCCCCACCGACAGCTACTGA
- a CDS encoding 2-keto-4-pentenoate hydratase, whose protein sequence is MTEAPRHLRPGRGLSDEAVGAIAAELAEATRARTTIERISTRYPDATIEDSYAIQRIWREHRLADGRRVVGRKIGLTSRAMQEATGITEPDYGVILDDQVLRSGEVLEHGRWSNVRVEVELAFVLRAPLEGPQPGAPALTVDDVLEATEAVVPAIEILDSHIELAGRTIVDTISDNAALGAVVVGDAEIGPRDRDLSWIGALCVVNDEVIETGVSGGVLGHPAHGVAWLAGKLAQHGDRLEAGDLVLAGSFTRPVWVHPGDRVRVEFQDLGVVEASFR, encoded by the coding sequence GTGACCGAGGCGCCGCGCCATCTGCGGCCCGGCCGCGGGCTCTCGGACGAGGCGGTGGGCGCGATCGCCGCGGAGCTCGCCGAGGCGACCCGCGCCCGTACGACGATCGAGCGCATCTCGACCCGCTACCCGGACGCGACGATCGAGGACTCCTACGCGATCCAGCGGATCTGGCGCGAGCACCGCCTCGCCGACGGCCGCCGCGTCGTGGGCCGGAAGATCGGGCTCACCTCGCGGGCGATGCAGGAGGCGACGGGCATCACCGAGCCCGACTACGGCGTGATCCTCGACGACCAGGTGCTCCGCTCGGGCGAGGTGCTCGAGCACGGCCGCTGGTCGAACGTGCGTGTGGAGGTCGAGCTGGCGTTCGTGCTGCGCGCGCCGCTCGAGGGCCCGCAGCCCGGTGCGCCGGCGCTCACGGTCGACGACGTGCTCGAGGCCACCGAGGCCGTCGTGCCCGCCATCGAGATCCTCGACTCCCACATCGAGCTCGCCGGCCGCACGATCGTCGACACCATCAGCGACAACGCGGCCCTCGGCGCCGTCGTCGTGGGCGACGCCGAGATCGGCCCGCGCGACCGCGACCTCTCGTGGATCGGCGCGCTGTGCGTGGTGAACGACGAGGTCATCGAGACGGGCGTCTCGGGCGGCGTGCTCGGCCACCCCGCGCACGGGGTCGCCTGGCTCGCGGGCAAGCTCGCGCAGCACGGCGATCGACTCGAGGCGGGCGACCTCGTGCTCGCCGGCTCGTTCACCCGGCCCGTGTGGGTGCACCCGGGCGACCGCGTGCGGGTGGAGTTCCAGGACCTGGGCGTCGTGGAGGCGTCGTTCCGATGA
- the hpaD gene encoding 3,4-dihydroxyphenylacetate 2,3-dioxygenase produces MTTTPDPANTNPIPTPTLPAPDIVRCASMELVVTDLAASRAFYVDVLGLHVTEEDDEVIYLRSFEEFIHHNLILRKGPVAAVAAFSYRVRTPEDVDRAEAWFQELGCRTERRRDGFVRGLGDSVRVEDPLGFPYEFFHEVEHVERLHMRYDLYSAGELVRLDHFNQVTPDVPRGRAYLESLGFRVTEDIKDDQGVTYAAWMHRKGTVHDTALTGGDGPRMHHVAFSTHEKHNIIQICDKLGALRMSDHIERGPGRHGVSNAFYLYITDPDGHRVEIYTQDYWTGDPDNPVITWDVHDNQRRDWWGNPVVPSWYTEASPVLDLDGNVVETVARTDSSEMAVTIGADGFSYTRAGDEDGTYRGEAAKGFKLGNQL; encoded by the coding sequence ATGACCACCACGCCCGACCCGGCCAACACGAACCCGATCCCCACCCCGACGCTCCCCGCGCCCGACATCGTTCGCTGCGCCTCGATGGAGCTCGTCGTCACCGACCTCGCGGCCAGCCGCGCGTTCTACGTCGACGTGCTGGGCCTCCACGTCACCGAGGAGGACGACGAGGTCATCTACCTGCGCTCGTTCGAGGAGTTCATCCACCACAACCTGATCCTGCGCAAGGGCCCGGTCGCCGCGGTCGCAGCCTTCTCGTACCGCGTGCGCACCCCGGAGGACGTCGACCGCGCCGAGGCGTGGTTCCAGGAGCTCGGCTGCCGCACCGAGCGCCGCCGGGACGGCTTCGTCAGGGGCCTCGGCGACAGCGTGCGCGTGGAGGATCCGCTGGGCTTCCCCTACGAGTTCTTCCACGAGGTGGAGCACGTCGAGCGCCTCCACATGCGCTACGACCTGTACTCGGCGGGCGAGCTCGTGCGCCTCGACCACTTCAACCAGGTCACGCCCGACGTGCCGCGCGGCCGCGCCTACCTCGAGAGCCTCGGCTTCCGGGTGACGGAGGACATCAAGGACGACCAGGGCGTCACCTACGCCGCCTGGATGCACCGCAAGGGCACCGTGCACGACACGGCGCTCACCGGCGGCGACGGGCCGCGGATGCACCACGTGGCGTTCTCGACGCACGAGAAGCACAACATCATCCAGATCTGCGACAAGCTCGGGGCGCTCCGCATGAGCGACCACATCGAGCGCGGGCCGGGGCGCCACGGCGTCTCGAACGCCTTCTACCTCTACATCACCGACCCGGACGGCCACCGCGTCGAGATCTACACGCAGGACTACTGGACGGGCGATCCCGACAACCCCGTCATCACGTGGGACGTGCACGACAACCAGCGCCGCGACTGGTGGGGCAACCCCGTCGTGCCCTCCTGGTACACGGAGGCCTCCCCCGTGCTCGACCTCGACGGGAACGTCGTCGAGACCGTGGCCCGCACCGATTCCTCCGAGATGGCGGTGACGATCGGCGCCGACGGCTTCTCGTACACGCGCGCCGGCGACGAGGACGGCACCTACCGCGGCGAGGCCGCGAAGGGCTTCAAGCTCGGGAACCAGCTGTGA